A region from the Chanodichthys erythropterus isolate Z2021 chromosome 5, ASM2448905v1, whole genome shotgun sequence genome encodes:
- the yipf3 gene encoding protein YIPF3 yields MSASQGSKNTNTEPWGGFDDNIIQGSGSAVVDMENMDDTSGSSFEDMGEMHQRMKEEEEVTAEAAATEEDNGEYGEFLGMKGLKGQLGRQVADEVWQAGKRQASKAFNLYANIDILRPYFDVEPIQVRNRLVESLIPVRMINFPQKVAGELYGPMMLVFTLVAILLHGMKTSGTVIREGTLMGTAIGTCFGYWLGVSSFIYFLAYLCNAQITMLQMLSLLGYGLFGHCVVLFITYNVHFHSLFYILWLVIGGLSTLRMVAVLISRTVGQTPRLILCGTLTALHMLFLLYLHFAYHKMVEGILDTLEGPNFPPIQRVARDVPVVANAVVNATIKSIAALVQSQ; encoded by the exons ATGTCGGCATCACAAGGAAGCAAAAACACGAACACGGAACCATGGGGTGGATTTGATGACAACATTATCCAG GGCAGCGGCTCGGCGGTGGTAGACATGGAGAATATGGACGACACCTCCGGCTCCAGCTTTGAGGACATGGGGGAGATGCATCAGCGCatgaaggaggaggaggaggtgaCTGCCGAGGCAGCCGCTACGGAGGAGGACAACGGAGAATATGGAGAATTCCTCGGGATGAAGGGCTTGAAGGGACAGCTGGGCAGACAGGTTGCTGATGAG GTATGGCAGGCAGGAAAGCGACAGGCCTCAAAAGCTTTTAATCTCTACGCCAATATTGACATTCTCCGGCCGTACTTTGATGTGGAACCTATTCAAGTCAGAAACAG GTTGGTCGAATCCTTGATCCCAGTCCGAATGATCAACTTTCCACAG AAAGTTGCAGGAGAGCTGTATGGACCAATGATGCTGGTGTTCACACTGGTGGCTATTCTGCTCCATGGCATGAAAACATCAGGAACCGTCATT AGAGAGGGAACGCTGATGGGCACTGCCATTGGAACCTGTTTTGGATACTGGCTAGGAGTGTCCTCCTTCATCTATTTCCTTGCTTACCTGTGCAACGCTCAGATTACCATGCTGCAGATGTTGTCTTTGCTA GGTTATGGTCTCTTTGGCCACTGTGTGGTCCTCTTCATCACTTACAATGTCCACTTCCACTCGCTCTTCTACATTCTCTGGCTGGTGATTGGAGGACTCTCTACTCTACGCATG GTGGCTGTGCTCATCTCCCGTACCGTTGGTCAGACTCCTCGCCTCATCCTGTGCGGCACACTGACTGCTCTTCACATGCTCTTCCTGCTCTACCTACACTTTGCTTACCATAAGATGGTTGAAG GCATTCTGGATACCTTGGAAGGACCCAACTTTCCACCCATCCAGAGAGTGGCCAGAGATGTCCCTGTTGTTGCAAATGCTGTTGTGAATGCAACCATCAAGTCAATAGCTGCACTTGTACAGTCACAGTGA